DNA from Strix aluco isolate bStrAlu1 chromosome 2, bStrAlu1.hap1, whole genome shotgun sequence:
AGTTTTTGGATTTCTGAGGCAGATCTCTTCTGAAATGAGCTCTTTGTAAATTCCTGTGCAAAATATGTTCCTATTTTGACAAAACCATAATAAAGTACAGTGACACTATGCTGTTAGTGTTAGTATTGGTACTAAACCAGtaatactgttttgtttttccttctttcccttcctccccacctccagGTTCCAGGACTTAGCAGAAGGTAAGGACTGAGCAGCATACAGAGACAgtaatttatttcactttaagGATACATAATGTTCCCATACAATGTGTAttgcaaatctttttttattttaatgtgaatttcaagaatactgttttggtttttttttttttaaatcacatgaaGACACATTACATGTTTTTGGTGAGGTGACCAAATCCTGTTCAGAATTTGAGCAACTCTGTACTTCGTCCTTaaatgaaagatgatttttttttttttacttaagtaAGAGTCACTTGTATGATTTTCTTTTGGGTTAAGTGGGGAACAAGgaattgattttctttctgtgggAGTTATGCTGTATATGAATAGCATAATTGTGCATAGAAATAGAACTACTTGTTTTCAGATACCTTATCCTTCCTCCTCAACAGGAATCTTCCCCCAGGATCTTCCCGAAGATGTTTCtacagatgaagatgatgatgaattCAGCAGGGGAAGGCgaaagaaaaaagctgtcaaGCCTTGGGAGAAAAACAAGTTGGAAAAAGTAAAAGGTAAGGCAAGATCAACCTTTGGAAGAGAGACAGTCTGCAGCCACATGTAATTTGACAAAGTATCAGCTACAAGCTGTTCTGAAGAAGGAAAACCTGTTGTTCAAAGTGTGCTGATTTGTATCCTGTTGCGATGAAGGTTAAATGTGAAATTAAGGTCTCTTTGAAAGTGGTGAGAATTTTGTTACCAATTTCGAGGTAACCATCACCTCAAAAATTTCAATCAAAAGCAGAACTGGAAGCAGTTGTTTGCATTGCTTAATTAAGCAGTTCCATTTACTGTAGGAAAATAGAAACATGTCAGTTGTCTTAAAATAGGATGACTGTTAGAATATAGCAATTGGGGAGTGTTTCTGGAAAGGTGAAGAGAGTTACTGAGAACCACATGTAAGTATCTCCAGCATCACAGCTTATATTGATGTGGCACAAGCCCAGTCATACCCAAAAATACCTCACTAAACTACTGAACCCGAGTTGCCCTTCTGATGGGCTTAACAGGTGGGTAATAACAACTTTTCCTAGCAATATTGCTATACGAAATAGGGATACCACTGGGAATGTCTTAGATGTTAGCTGTGACAAGGCAAGATCAGCAAAATATTAATTAGGGCAGTTGTCAGAGGAGTGCAATGTCCTGACCAGCTGTAATAGTAAGACTGTTGTGCTGGCTGATAGGTGTACCATTTTCCTGctattttaagaggaaaaaaaaaaatagaatggaATTCAGTTGTTGTAAGTACCTTTGTGTTTCACATCTGTGTTATACGGCATTCTTTTTTGGGGTGGATATAGAGGATGAACAAGAGATGTCAAATGCGAAGGAGGCATCAGTTCcccagaagaagaggaaaaaaaggaagagggacAGGCCAAGTGCTGATTCTGGAACAGCTGATGGAAACTGTGAGGAGGAAATAGCTGAAACATCTGGATCTAATGTTTTTAGCCAGGGAAAGGTGCCAGAAAGTaacaaggaaaggaagaaaaagaaattgctagTAAATGAGGCAAATGAGACCACAAATGCAGCAACTGACACTAGAGAAAATCACAGTATCTCTGCGCAGAACATACCGGCTAACAGAGAACAGAGTAAAAAGAGTCAGTTGAAGAAAATGAATCCAAAAATGCAAAACGTTCCTGTAGAACCGGTGTGTCAGAATGGACCAGCTAATGCCAGTGGGGCAGAGGATGTCAGCCCATCCGTCACGCCGTTAACTAAGGttgtgaaaaagaaacagaaaacaagggCTGTATTTGTGAATGGGGATACCCTTTTGCAGCAAAATGACATGAAATCCAACAAGGACAGCTTGCTGGGGACCCTGTCAGGAGATGCAGACTCTGAATCTGTGTCCTCCAGGAAGGTCAAATTGAAGACAAAGACAAAGCTAGTTGTTTTGGAAGGAATGAAAGTGTCCAGCCAGAAAGCAGCAAccttgaaaaagaagagaaaagtaaAAGAAGTGCTAAACTCTGTCGAAGCCAGTGGAGTTCTGGAGACTGCGTGCAAGAAAAGCAGGAAGGGGGTACGTATACCTCATTCTTTTCTCTGCCTTCTTCATGAGCTGCCAGGCTCGTTTTCAAATTTGGCTTTAGCTTTCTGAATGTGGGGTTTCATGGGCAGGCTGCATGGATCATGTCATCATGCATTGTCACCAAAAAGCTCAATTCCCCAGAAATCCACACCCACTGCCACAGTCTTACACCCTCCTGTGCAACAACACTAAAGCCTGTTCCAGCTGCTCAGCTGAAAGAACTCATCTAGCTGAAACTTGGGTCATTGGGGTAtggaattgtcttttttttttttctttttaaattttttttggtcCCTGGGTTAATTATTCTTTTTGCATTGGATCTCTGGTTGAGCTTACAGCATGTTCATAAAGGGCGTATTTTAGCAACAGGATGAGAATGGGAAGATTGAACATCCCTTTTTCAGCAGCAGTAACACACACTTTGATTAATATAAGCTCCTTGTGAAATTGCCTGCAGCAATTCCAATAGTGGCTTCTTCTGCTAGCTCACTCTTCATCTTAAATTGTTAGTGCTGTATGGGAAAAGTATTTGGGGAAACAGTGAACAGAGAATATGACAGTGTGACCTTCAATGGCTCTATGATCACATTTATGAATGGACCAGTTTATTATACAGTACTGTGTTTTTTCACTAGAAAGGTCTGATTGTAGTTGTCTTCAAAAATTTATGTCCTGCAGTTTGGAAACAAGTtcggtttttttcctcctctacctCCCACCCTCATTTTCTTCTTGGCAATATGTAGAATAGGGTTGATTTTGCTCAGCAATTAGGCAGTCAAGAAGCATATTGCACTGTATATTTTTGGTAGCATGGCTGAGACAGTGCAGGGGTTCTTCTGTCTCCTGCTACTGAATTCTTTAAAGTGCTCATTTGCTATGTATATATTCACCCTAACACATTCAGGGGTTCAGTTATATTCTTGGAAGTCTTGTTGATAGTCTAGTTTTGGTGGAAAGAAAATTCATAAAGCATAAATGAGATTCAGAATACAAAACCACTCCATCTTCCTCTGGCTAAACAGTGTGTGTTACTAGCTTATCAGCTCACCTCTGTTTGACTTAAGTTTAAACCTGTATCATAGTTAAGTAGTGCAGCCTCATATATGAACTTGATATAACCACTCAGTCcttcaagggagaaaaaaatgcattttgaaacatTGCTTAAAGAATACTAAAATAGCTttgacattttctattttttgatGCTAAAGTACTGAGAGGGAAGaaccaaaatatttctctccCCAGTATGCAAACTGCATTTTTCTCACTTCAGGGCTTCGAAAGTAGGAACCACTGGCTTTGTCTCCTGTAGCCTAAATATTCCTTGTTGCATACCTCATCTTTCTTTCTCTATAAAAGCTTAGTTTCTAAGAAAATATGTGATTACACCACCCCCATCTCCGTTTGTAAAACTTTGTTGCAACTGACCAGCAGATTCAAAAACCCGCGACACATTCAAGATGAAGTTCCTGCGAGCTTCGTGGAAATTAGTTGTTGGCACAAATTAGTGTAGCCACTgggggaaaggcagcagcatgACCCCAGCACTTGTCTGCTGGCCAGTCAGTGCATGGGCTAGCGGGCCACCCTTTCCATGTGTAATTCTGAAGAAACTACAGCATTTGCTGTTTCTTGCCCAATCCAGGTagctgtgtgtatatgtgtgtggcGAGTGGGAGTGAGGGGTGGAGACGAGGAGAGAAATTTTGGAGTTGAGTCAGGAGGAGAACAAGAGTATTGGCATAAGAAAGAAGAGGGCAGGGTAAAGCTAAAATGCACAAATGTGGAGGAAATTAGGCTTtgctaattttgttttcattgcttgAGAAATAACATGTGGTTTTATTTCCTGGTTTTAGTTATGTAATACTGGTCTTCTGCCCAGAAGCCATGAGGGGCATGTTTTGATTCTTGATTTCAAAGACAGCACACACcccaaaaaaaatcaacttcaagtattgagagggaggaggaagggaagaaggggaaaaaacagagaagtgCAGCATTATTTCACGATTGTCTTCAGAATTCAGAAAATTAAGACACAtgctttttactttatttaaagcAGAAGTGATTTTCAAATCTTTGAAAGAGGCCATATCCCCTGGACATTTTCCACAGCACAGCTGTGAACTGCTTTTGGAATTTCACATCTGTAAGTTGCTGTGAAGCATAGCTGAACTTCTCACAGTAGTCCACAGATATCTGGGGCCCACAGACAACAGGTTGGAAAGCTCTGGAGCGGTGCATTTCATTAATGCACTTCATTTAATCCTCCATATGAATTTGAGGCAGCAAACTAGTAGCAATACACAGTAATTGGATTTCTGAGAGTATAGACAGCCTTCAtactccaccttttttttttttttttttttcaaagtgtccATCTTACCCTAAGGCCAGATTTGTTTATTAGTTGCGTATGTTAGCATCCAGAGGTATCACAGAAGAGATTTTGCTtaagggcaagaaaaaaaccGTCAGCATTTGCGTGCAGGAGAGTTGGGTGGATTGTAAGGCAGCCTCATGCACATGAAGAAAACATCTTTGCACTCTGACAAGCCAGGCAAATGTATTGCAAGTTATTCTTTGCTTTGCAATGACCTTCCTATTTCAGTGCAGAGCCTGcttaaacttctgttttcagtcaTGCTAACTGCAAAGTTAACTCCTGAGAGTTAACCATAATGATTAGCTTATGCGATCTTTCTCTCAGCTGTGGCAATATTTACAGAAGCTGCATGTGGTAAGCTCTGAGCACCGACCACTGTACTAGGTATAGTTACCTACAGTACTTTTGTACTGAgagcattttttcctttccctcctttaTAGGAAAGCAGTGTTGCTCTATcatcattaaagaaaaagaaagcaaaaccaggaagtgattttgtaaaatttgaaaaatcaaCTTTACCAAAGCCAGTATTCTTCAGGAAAGCCAGAAACACCATCTCTTCCACCAGGGCATCCATGCAGGTAATGTGATCTCACAGATGGCAGCTGAGTCTGGGCACAGGTCTCTTCCCAAGCTACCTGCCCCAGGACAGGGTGTTACCTCACTCATGCTGCCTTTTCCACTCTGTGTTAGTCTCCTAACATAGGCAATTAAAACTGGAAATGCTGTTGCATTTCCTTGTAGACAGAGTCACACACGGCTCCAGAGTTTCAGAAAATGAGTTCTAGGCATCTTTAaaatctcttcttccttcccccctgCTTTCAAAAATACCTTCTTGTTGGAAGGACACCATTCTGAACCTGCTCATTTtgcaagaaagcaaaagcataaaCTGACTTTCAGTCTTGCTAAGGGACTTTGAGCCTCCATTTCTTCCCATTTGTGGAGGCTGACAGCAGTACAGGGCTTCAAAAGCCCTCTTCTCTAAACCTTTTTAACATATAATATCTTTGCAAGCCCTCTTTGCACTTTTGAGGCCTGAGTGCTGTTGGGCCAGTGTATTTAATACACAAATATCTTCTTGTTTGTTGTTGAGTTACATAATGATGTTAGGGAGAGCATGTGATTTTTCTACAACTGGAATATGTTTGCTTTTGGGTAGAAAAACAATGCTGTCTTAGCAGGGGCCAGTGCTAGAGGGCTGGGGGAGTTCTAAATCAAATGATGGGAAGTAAGTGCTTTGCATCAGTTTTGATAGGATGCAGGTAAAAGAACTTGTACCATTGCTTCAGaaatcttattttatttcatgtctctATTTTGCTTTATAGCTGAACAAGCTGCAGTCATCCAGCTCCAAAAAAGTCACATTTGGCTTGAATAAAAACATGACTGCTGGTGAGTCTGATACATCTGCGTGTCTCCACACTTTCTCTTGCAGCTGAGGAAGAGGAAGCTGTACGCTGTTCTCATACACACCTGCACTCTTCACCTCTCTGGAACAGGATGGTTCTGATCATTTTTTGTCTCAATATTTGTACATAGTTCATAAACCATCCTCAAGTTCCTGTCCAGAGGAGATAGTAAAGTTTAGGACATTCGGCCCAACGGCTAGACTTGCACGATTCCAGGGTGCTGCATTACTGACTTGCAGAGGGAGCCTTACAGATAGAAAACAGTGTAGCAGAGTGCCAAACTGCCCTTCCTGAGCCGCCTGTTCTGCAGGGCACCTCTCAGGGAAATGTGCACTTCAGTCTTCAACActcacttctgtttcccaggacaAAGGTGCTGATATGCTAATGAGCTCAGGCTGTATAATAGCaaagtttcactttttttcttgtctgcctCTGATTTATTATTGATAATGAGTAGATAAATGTCAGTTCCCTTCTGAATCCCATGTGTAAGCAGAGTTTTCTCTGTTAAATAAATGTCTTGCTAACATAAAAGTTTATTCCCTGTATTCATTTAGCTGCTTTTTTAgcggttttattttttttttttttactctgagaTGTGCTATAGGCCAAGTTCAAATGGAGAATAGTGAGGTTTGATATATGCGTTTATGTTAATGTAACACAGCTgcacaaagagaacaaaaatgcTTACCTGCCGGCAGAAGGGATAACCAGGAGTCTCTAGAACAGTGCTGTTTAACAGTCAGAACAGAGCCAGTTCTTACCAATCACTAGCTTTTAAACAAAAGTGTGTTCAGGACAGGTAGAACACCTGTTTCTGAGAGTCTCTGGTGGTCTGTGAAACTGTGGGGAATGGTTCACAGCCTCTCTGTAGGTTGCAGCAGACCCCCCTTCTCAAAGGGTCTCTGCTAAGAGATGTGCTTCACCACCATCTCTCCATTTTTCCACAAAGTCTGAGGCTTCTCATGAAAActctgaatatgagccagcaatatgcacttGCCACCCAGAAAGcaaaccatatcctgggctgcatcaagagaagtgtgaccagcaggtcaagggaggagattctccctctctgctcttgtgagaccccacctggagtcctgtgtccagctctggggcccccagcataagaaggacatggacctgctcgagtgggtccagaggagaccacaaagatgatgagggagctggagcacctcccctatgagtacaggctgagagagttggggttgttcaacctggagaagagaaggctctggggagacctgatagcggccttccagtacttaaagggggctacaggaaagatggggagggactcgtaattagggagtgtagggataggacgagcaGTAACGgctttcaactgaaagagggtagatttaggttagacatgaggaagaaattctttactgtgaggaggtgagacacaggaacaggctgcccagagaagcggtggctgccccctccctggcagtgttcaaggccaggttggacggggctttgagcaacctggtctagtggaaggtgtccctgcccatggcaggggggttgggactaaaTCTTGAAggtttcttccaacccaaaccagtctatgatcctatgattctgaTCTTTAGTGACGGACTTAAGGATGATCTAAGGCAGACTTCCCAGTCTGGACAATTCCCCAATTGATTGACATACCCAATTATTCCATGGGGTGGTATTTCTTTTaacttgtttgcttgtttttcaacAGAGTTTAAAAAGACTGACAAAAGTATATTAGTGAGCCCCGAAGGACCCTCCCGTGTGGCTTTCAATCCTGAACAGAAACCCCGTCATGGGGTGCTGAAGTCACCCACAGGTACCCCAGCAGGAGAGCCTCAAATGAACAAACCATTTACTATATCAGCTAAGAAGAGACCAACTACTGTGGACTTCCTTTAAACCAACAGATGTGGCCTACTTTTGTACAGGACATTTTGCTAACCTAGAATGTTCTCTGGAGGTATTTtgaacttctttatttttttaagttaatacAAATTGTATATACAAAATTCTGATTGTGACCTGGGTCATCACTATTTTGACACCAGCTGtatcttgaaatactttttttgtctatttacagaaaagaaacaaaatccaaTCTCTGCTCAGGTTTGGTCTACAAAACATGTGGTCTCTGCCCGTGTCATTCCCGAGAGACTTGCTCATTTGCTTAAGGAATGTTCAGGTTTTGATtgttccagtgattttttttttttttgagccagtTTAAGGAAACTTTCACCTCAtgctattaaactgtctttcaaTGGACAGGGcttaaaatggaaaaagacaACGTAGATTTTAAACCTACTAGTTGCTCATGTATTTGAAAATTTTACACCATCCCTTTTCCTGTGTCACCCTTGGTATCCTGTTAAGTTGTCTTCTGGAAATAACGATTACCTCATGTCTCTGTTTAATTACAGATGGACTTGGGTAGCTTTACAGATAGCAAGCAAGCTTTCCCTGGCATAAGAAATGCCTAGCTGCTCAAGTGGTCAAGTGGTCACTGTTGCAAATAAACCTTCACAGCTGGTTGCCTGCTGAGTTGGGAACAGTCACCACATTATTTTCACTAACACAAGTGCCAAAGCTGGCTTACACTTGTCATATTGTAAGCTGGCTGCTTCTTTTTACTGTAACTGAAATAATGCTCTCACATGGAAGAAATCTTTGCTATTTCCAGgtcttccccctcacccccactgCTGTCTTTCCTGAAGGTCTGACAAGACTCctagttttcttttttagcagCTGGTATCACCACGCTTTATCAGAACTTGGATCTCATTTG
Protein-coding regions in this window:
- the RRP1B gene encoding ribosomal RNA processing protein 1 homolog B, with the protein product MAPAAVQPPEIQFAQRLAANEKRIRDRAVKKLRGYISVRTQRPAGGFSQEELLKIWKGLFYCMWMQDKPLLQEELAGNISQLIHVIQNTEARHLFIQTFWQTMNREWNGIDNLRLDKYYMLMRMILRQSFEVLKRNEWDESLIERFLQLLMKEIMDPDSNAPTGIKLHFIDIYLDELAKVGAKELTADQNLKFIEPFCKIAAKSKDQCVLHAVATGIFEIIVDQSPYAIEDLMKELGSNNDEEDVSAEDKQENEEVHKTKADRCLSRKSVQSSEKTEDVSENADGGIGPVLQFDYKAVADKLFEVASKKNTPSRNRKRLYKLVKKFQDLAEGIFPQDLPEDVSTDEDDDEFSRGRRKKKAVKPWEKNKLEKVKEDEQEMSNAKEASVPQKKRKKRKRDRPSADSGTADGNCEEEIAETSGSNVFSQGKVPESNKERKKKKLLVNEANETTNAATDTRENHSISAQNIPANREQSKKSQLKKMNPKMQNVPVEPVCQNGPANASGAEDVSPSVTPLTKVVKKKQKTRAVFVNGDTLLQQNDMKSNKDSLLGTLSGDADSESVSSRKVKLKTKTKLVVLEGMKVSSQKAATLKKKRKVKEVLNSVEASGVLETACKKSRKGESSVALSSLKKKKAKPGSDFVKFEKSTLPKPVFFRKARNTISSTRASMQLNKLQSSSSKKVTFGLNKNMTAEFKKTDKSILVSPEGPSRVAFNPEQKPRHGVLKSPTGTPAGEPQMNKPFTISAKKRPTTVDFL